The following DNA comes from Desulfovibrio sp. X2.
AGGTCGGCCGCGAGGCCGCCCTCGGCGGGCTGGATGACCACCTTGCGCGGAAGATTGTACTTGGCGGAGAACTCGAAGTCGCGCTGGTCGTGCGCGGGCACGGCCATGACCGCGCCGGTGCCGTAGCCCATGAGCACGAAGTTGGCCACCCAGATGGGCATGCGCGCGCCGGTCACGGGGTTGATGCAGTAGGCGCCCGTGAAGACGCCTTCCTTCTCCAGGTCGTCGGCCGTGCGCTTGATGCGGTCCATGTTGCGGACCTTGGCGCAGAATTCGTCCACGGCGGCCTTCTCGGGCCTGCCCGCGACGAGCTTCTCGATCAGCGGATGCTCGGCCGCGAGGCTCATGAAGGTGGCGCCGTAGAGGGTGTCGGGCCGGGTGGTGAAGACGGTCACGCCTTCGTCCATGCCCTCGACCTGGAAGGTGAGCTCGGAGCCGAGGCTCTTGCCGATCCAGTTGCGCTGCATGGTCAGCACGCGCTCGGGCCAGCCCTCGCCGAGCTTGTCGAGCCAGTCGAGCAGCTCCTCGGCGTAGTCGGTGATGCGCAGGAACCACTGCTCCATGTCCCGGTTCTGGACCTCGGCGTCGCAGCGCCAGCACTTGCCGTCCTCCACCTGTTCGTTGGCGAGCACGGTGTGGCAGTCCGGGCACCAGTTCACGGGCGAGTTCTTGCGGTAGATGAGCCCCTTTTCCAGGAACTTGAGGAAGAAGAGCTGCTCCCAGCGGTAGTACTCCGGACGGCAGGTGGTGACCTCGCGCTTCCAGTCCAGCGAGTAGCCCATGCGCATGAGCTGGGCGCGCATGTCCGCGATGTTGGCGTAGGTCCACGAGGCGGGCGGGATGCCGTGCTTGATGGCCGCGTTCTCCGCGGGCAGGCCGAAGGCGTCCCAGCCCATGGGGTGCAGGACGTTGAAGCCCTTCATGCGCATGTAGCGCGCGACCACGTCGCCGATGGTGTAGACGCGCACGTGGCCCATGTGGATCTTGCCCGAGGGGTAGGGGAACATCTCGAGCACGTAGTACTTGGGCTTGTCCGCGCAGTCCGGGGCGACGAAGAGGTCCCTGTCCGCCCAGTCCTTCTGCCACCTGGTCTCGATTTCCTCGGGATCGTATTTGCCGAAGCGCATGCTCACTCTTCCGTAGGTCGGGGTTGCGCGGGGATCAGATGGCCTTGACCGGGCCGAACTGGCCCTGCTGCACGGCGCGCGCAGCAGCGTCCAGGATGCCGTTGACGAAGTTCGGGGAGTTGCCGTCGCCGAACTCCTTGGCCAGCTCCACGGCCTCGTTGATGGAGACCTTGAGCGGGATGTCCGGCATGTGGAGCATCTCGTACAGGGCCAGGCGCAGAATGGTCAGCTCGATGCGCGCGATGCGGCTGATCTTCCAGTGCTGGGAGAAGCTGCCGATGGCCTCGTCGAGGTCGGCCATGCTCGAGTAGACGCCGCGCACCAGCTCCCAGGCGAAGGCGCGGTCCTTCTCGGCCAGCTCCTCGGCCTCGCCGGGCAGCTGCTCGGGGTCCACGAAGGCCGGGCTCACGGCGAAGAGCTTCTCGAGCCCCTCGAGGGAGTGTCCGGTGGGAAACGTCAGACCGTACAGGGTCTGGAAGGCCTTCAACCGGGCCAGTCGCCTGGCGCCGCCTTTCTTGGACATCTAGATCTGCTCCAGGACGCGGACGAGTTCGAGCGCCGCGGCTGCGGCCTCCACGCCCTTGTTGCCGGCCTTGGAGCCGCTGCGCTCGATGGCCTGTTCGATGGAATCGCAGGTCAGTACGCCGAAGCCGACCGGCACGCCGTGCTCGAGGGAGACGTGGGCCATGCCCTTGGTGCACTCGGCGGCCACGTAGTCGAAGTGCGGGGTGGAGCCGCGGATCACGGCGCCCAGGCAGATGATGGCGTCGTAGCCGCCCTTCTGCGCGAGGCGCTTGGCCGTGAGCGGGATCTCGAAGGCCCCGGGCACGCGCAACAGGGTGATCTTCTCCTTGTCGCCGCCGTGGCGCACGAGGTAGTCCACGGCGCCGCCGACGAGCTTGTCGACCACGAAATCGTTGAAGCGAGCGGCCACGATGGCGAAGGAAAGGCCCTTGGCGTCGAGCTGGCCCTCGATGGTCTTCAGGTGCAGCATGATTTACTCCCCGTTGCTTTTCAGGTGCAGAAGGTGGCCCATCTTGTCCTTCTTGGTCATCAGATACCCCAGGTTCTGCGCGCAGGGCTCGCACTCGATGGGCACGCGCTCCACGACCTCGAGGCCGTAGCCCTGAAGTCCGACCATCTTCTTGGGGTTGTTGGTCATGAGACGCATCTTGGTGACGCCGAGCGCCACGAGGATCTGGGCGCCCACGCCGTAGTCGCGCAGGTCCGCCGGGAAGCCGAGCTTCTGGTTGGCCTCCACGGTGTCCATGCCCTGGTCCTGCAGATGGTAGGCCTTGATCTTGTTGGCCAGGCCGATGCCGCGGCCCTCCTGGCGCATGTACAGGACCACGCCCTTGCCCTCGTGCTCGATCATGCGCATGGCCGCCTGGAGCTGGCCGCCGCAGTCGCAGCGCTGGCTGCCGAAGACGTCGCCGGTCAGGCATTCGGAGTGCACGCGCACGAGCACCGGCTCGCCGGGCTTGATGTCGCCCTTGACCAGGGCGATGTGCGTGCGGCCGTCCGAGGAGGAGTCGAAGGCCTTGATGGTGAATTCGCCGCCGTGGCAGGTGGGCAGCAGGGCCTCGCCGCTCTTGACCACCGTGTACTGGCCGAAGCGCAGGCGGTAGGCGATGAGGTCGGCGATGGTCGCGATCTTGATGTCGTGCTTCTTGGCGAACTCGACGAGGTCCGGCATGCGGGCCATGTTGCCGTCGTCGCGCATGACCTCGCAGATCACGGCCGCGGGCTTCAGCCCCGCGAGCATGGCCAGGTCCACCGAGCCCTCGGTCTGGCCGGTGCGCACGAGCACGCCGCCCTCGCGGGCGCGCAGGGGGAAGATGTGGCCCGGGGAGACGATGTCCTCGGGCTGTACGTCGTCGGCCACGGCGGTGAGGATGGTCGTCGCGCGGTCATAGGCCGAGATGCCGGTGGTCACGCCTTTTCGCGCCTCGATGGAGACGGTGAAGTTGGTGCCGAAGCCGGATTCGTTCTTCTTGGCCATGAGCGGCAGGTTCAGCCTGTCCACCCACTCGGGCGAGAGCGAGAGGCAGATGAGTCCGCGGCCGTGCGTGGCCATGAAGTTGATGATCTCGGGGGTGACCTTTTCGGCGGCCACTGTCAGGTCGCCTTCGTTCTCCCGGTCCTCGTCGTCCACGAGGATGATCATCCGCCCCTGGCGGATTTCCTCGATGGCCTCCTCGGGGGAGCAGAGGGGATAGTCTTTCGTGCTCATTGTCGGCTCCAAAAATCCGTGGCCGATCTGGCGGCCGTACGGCGGGCGAAAACCTTACACGGATTCGCCCCGCTTTGAAAGTGGCGCGGCCGGGACGCCCCCGGACGCGCACGGAAAAACGGTCGCGCGGCTCAGAAGCCGTGCTCGCGCAAGAACGCCTCGCTCAGGCCGCCCGACGGCTTGCCCGAGGACTTGTCCGAAGACTGGCCCGAAGACCGGCCGGAGGCCCCGGCCGCCTTGGCCGCGAAGGGGCCGACCATCCTGGCGACGTACTTGCCGATGATGTCGACCTCCATGTTCGCCCGGTAGCCGGGCTGCCAGCGGGAGATGGTCGTGACCCGCTGCGTGTCGGGGATGATGTTCACGGACAGGAAGTCCGCCCCGCACTCGTTGATCGTCAGGCTGATGCCGTCCAGGGCCACGGAGCCCTTCTCGACCACGTAGATGCCGAGCTCGGCCGGAAAGGACAGCACGTAGCGCCGCGATTCGCCCGCGGGCGCGGTTTCCGTGACCTCGGCCAGGCAGTCCACATGGCCGCTGACCATGTGGCCGCCCAGGCGGTCGCCCAGCGCCAGGGCGCGCTCGAGGTTCACCGTGTCGCCCGCGCGGAGCTTGCCGAGGTTGGTGCGCGACAGGGTCTCGCCCGAGGCGTAGGCCGCGAACGAGGCGCCCGAGACGCTCTCCACCGAAAGGCAGGCCCCGTTCACGGCGATGGATTCGCCGAGCACGTAGTCCGAAAGATCGAAGAGGGGGCGGATCTGGAAGCGCGTTTCCGCGCCGCGCCGCTGCGCGGCCTCCACGCGCCCCTGCCCCTGCACGAGTCCGGTGAACATCAGAGCGCCTCCTTGTGGGCAAGATCGTGCGCGGCAAACGTCTGCGGGCGAAGCGTCAGCATCATGTCCTCGCCGGACGGCTCGGCCCCGCAGAAGCGCAAGCGCAGGGCGCCCGCCATGCAGGGCGCGTCGCCTGCGTCCCCGGCGCCTTCGGGCGCGAAGCCGCCGCAGAAGGCGGGCACGGCGCAGGCGTCGCCGAGCACGCGGGGCGAGAGGAAGAGGCGCGTCTCGTCGGCCAGGCCCTGGCCGGCCAGGGAATAGGCCAGGCGGCCGCCGCCCTCGCACAGGGCGTAGTGCACGCCGCATTCGGAAAAGAGCCGTTCGAGTCCGCTCCGAAGCGCGAGGCCACGCGGCCCCTCGGGCAGCCCCCAGACCCGCACCTGGCTGGCCGCAAGCGCCTTGGCCGCGTCGCTTCGCGCGGCCTCCTCCGAGGTCCAGAAGATCAGCTCGCGATGGCGGTGCATGAGCAGCCAGTGGCGCTCCTCGTCCGGCCAGGGGAGCCTCCTCGTGACCACAACGGCCAGCGGCTGGGGGGCGTCGGGCCTGCGGTCCGGCTGGCGGCAGGTGAGCCTCGGGTTGTCCGCGCGCAGCGTGCCCCCGCCCACGATGACCGCCCCTGCGAGCGCGCGCAGGGCCTGGACCCGGGCGTGCGACTCAGGGCCGCTCACGGCCTCGGGCTCCGCCCTGCTGCCCCGTGCCGCGATGCGGCCGTCCAGCGTCTCGGCGAGCTTCAGGATGCAGTAGGCGCGGTGCTCGAGCTGCCAGGCCAGGAAGTCCGCGATCAGGTCCCGGCACTCCTGTCCGAGCACGCCCATGTCCACCGTGACGCCCCTCGAACGCAGAAATTCGCCGCCGCCGCCCGCCACGCGCGGGTTCGGGTCCGCCGCGCCCACGAAGACGCGCCTGATCCCGGCCTCGAGCACCGCCTCGGTGCAGGGCGGGGTCTTGCCGTGGTGGTTGCAGGGCTCGAGCGTCACGTAGAGGTCGCAGGCGGCCGTGTCCACGCCCCTGGCCCGCGCGTCGGCGATGGCCTCGCGCTCGGCGTGCGGCTTGCCGTGGGCCGTGTGCCAGCCGCGGGCGACGATCTCGCCGTCTTGGACCAGCACGGCGCCCACGCAGGGGTTGGGCGCCGTCGCGCCCAGGCCCTGCCGGGCGAGCCGCACGGCCTCGGCCATGAAGCGCTCGCGCCCGGCAATGTCCGGGTCGGCTTCGGCTCGGGGGCCTTGCTCAGGAGTCGGCACAGGGCAGCTCCTCGAAGACGATGCCCGACTCGAGGATCATCTCGCGGGAGAGCTCGTCCGGGTAGCTCTGGCTGAAATAGATCTCGCGCACGCCCACGTTGATGAGCATCTTGGTGCAGATGAGGCAGGGCTGGGTGGTGCAGTAGATGGCCGCGCCGTCGATGCTGATGCCGTGGCGGGCGGCCTGGACGATGACGTTCTGCTCGGCGTGCAGGGCGCGGCAGAGCTCGTGGCGCTCGCCCGACGGCACCTTCAGCTTCTCGCGCAGGCAGCCGATGTCCAGGCAGTGGGCCAGGCCCGAGGGCGCGCCGTTGTAGCCCGTGGCCAGGATGCGGCGGTCCTTGACCGCGACCGCGCCCACCTTGCGGCGCAGGCAGGTGCTGCGCTCGGCCACGATGAAGGCGATCTTCATGAAATACTGGGGCCAGGGCAACCTGCTGTCCATGTCACGTACTCCGATGAACCTGTTTCCGGCCGCGCCGTCGTCCGGGGGCGGGCCGTGCGTCGTGCGGGAGGGCGCTGCCGCACGCCCCGGGCCTCAGGCGGTCCCGGGGCGGGCGGCGGACGCCTCTGCCGCGTCTACCACGCGAAGAGCGGGAACTGGCGGGCGAAGGCCTCGACCTCGGCGCTGATCTGGGAAAGCCGGGTCTCGTTGGTCGTGTTCTCGAGCGCCGTGACGATCCAGGCCGCGACCTTCTGCATGTCGTCTTCGTTCATGCCGCGGGTGGACAGCGCCGCCGTGCCCATGCGCACGCCCGACGTCACGAAGGGCGAGCGGGTCTCGAAGGGCACGGTGTTCTTGTTCACCGTCATGCCCGCCTTGTCGAGCGCGATCTCCGCGTCCTTGCCCGTGATGTCCTTGTCGCGCAGGTCCATGAGCAGCAGGTGGTTGTCCGTGCCGCCGGAGACGAGCTTGTAGCCCGCGTCGGTCAGGGCCTTGGCCAGCACGGCGCAGTTCTTCACGACCTGGTTCTGGTAGACCTTGAACTCGGGGCGCAGCGCCTCGCCGAAGGCCACGGCCTTGGCCGCGATGACGTGCATCAGCGGTCCGCCCTGGATGCCCGGGAAGATGTTGGAATTGAGCGGCTTCATGTTCTCGTCCTCGGAGAGGATGAGGCCGCCGCGCGGGCCGCGCAGGGTCTTGTGGGTCGTGGAGGTGGTGAAGTGGGCGTGGCCGATGGGGGTCGGGTGCAGCCCGGCCGCGACGAGGCCCGCGATGTGGGCCATGTCCACCATGAGCATGGCGCCCACCTCGTCTGCGATGGCGCGGAAGCGGGGGAAGTCGATGATGCGCGGATAGGCCGAGGCGCCCGCGACGATGAGCTTGGGCTTGTGTTCCTTGGCCAGGGCCAGGACCTGGTCGTAGTCGATGGTCTGCGTCTCGGGGTCCACGCCGTAGAAGACGACGTTGTAGAGCTTGCCCGAGAAGTTCACGGGCGAGCCGTGGGTCAGGTGGCCGCCGTGCGAGAGGTCCATGCCCATGATCGTGTCGCCGGGCGTAAGCGTGGCGAAGTACACGCCCATGTTGGCCTGGGAGCCGGAGTGGGGCTGGACGTTCGAGTAGGTGCAGCCGAAGATGCGCTTCACGCGCTCGTTGGCCAGGTCCTCGGCGATGTCCACGTACTCGCAGCCGCCGTAGTAGCGCTTGTGGGCGTAGCCCTCGGCGTACTTGTGGGTCAGGACCGAGCCCTGCGCCTGGCGCACGGCCGTGGAGGTGAAGTTCTCCGAGGCGATGAGCTCGAGCTTGCCCATCTGCCGACCGCACTCGAGCTCGATGGCCCGGGCCAGCTCGGGATCGCGCATGATCAGTTCTTCCATGGCTGCACCTCTTTCACAGATCCGCAATCGGTCGCGGGTTGTCGAAACAGTCGCGGGGCGCCGAAGCGCCCCGTGCACGCGGAGCTATTCCGCGAATTTCTTGTAGATGATGCTGCAGTTCGTGCCGCCGAAGCCGAAGGAGTTGCAGAGCACGGTGTTCATGTCCTGCTTGCGCGGGCCGTCGGCCAGGCAGTCGAGGTCCAGTTCGGCGTCCGGGTTCACCAGGTTGGCCGTGCCCGGGGCCGTGCCCTCGATCAGGCTCATGATCGAGAAGACGCTCTCGATGGCGCCGGCCGCGCCCAGGCAGTGGCCGATCTGCGACTTGTTGGCCGCGATGGTCAGCTTCTTGGCGTGGTCGCCGAAGACCGTGCGCAGCGCCCTGATCTCGCACATGTCGCCCGCCGGGGTGGAGGTGGCGTGGGCGTTCACGTGGTCGATGGCCTCGGGCGCCATCCTGGCCTCGCGCAGCGCGGCGCGCATGGCCAGGGCCATGCCGGAGCCGTCCTCGGGCGGCGCGGCCATGTGGTAGGCGTCGCCGGACGCGCCGTAGCCCGCGATCTCGCAGTAGATGTGCGCGCCGCGGGCGCGGGCGTGCTCCAGGGACTCGAGGATCAGGATGCCGCTGCCCTCGCCCATGACGAAGCCGTCGCGGTCGCGGTCGAAGGGACGCGAGGCGTGCAGCGGGTCGGCGTTGTTCGTGGACAGCGCCTTCATGGCGTTGAAGCCGCCCACGGCCATGGGGGTGATCGTGGACTCGGAGCCGCCCGCGATGGCCATGTCGGCGCGGCCGAGCAGGATGTCCGTGTAGGCCACGCCTATGCCGTGCAGCCCGGAGGCGCAGGCCGAGGTGGTGCAGATGTTGGGGCCGCGCGCGCCGGTGGCGATGGAGACCTGGCCGGCGGCCATGTTGGCGATGAGGATGGGGATCATGAACGGGTTGATGCGGCCCGGCCCCTTCTCCAGCATGGTGGCGTGGTTGTCCTCCAGGGTGCGCAGGCCGCCCAGCCCCACGCCGATGATCACGGCCGTGCGCTCGGCGAGCTCGCCCGTGAGCGCCGGAAGGCCCGCGTCCCGCAGGGCGAGCTGGCTGGCGTACATGGCGTAGCGCGTGAAGGGCTCGAGCCTGCGCGCGCTCTTCTTGTCCAGGAACTCCGAATCGTCGAAGTCCTGCACCTCGCACGCGAAGGTCGTGTCGGTGGGAAACCTCTCCACATCGTAGCGGGTGATGGGGCCTGCCCCCTTCTTCCCGGCCAGCAGGTTCTCCCAGCTGGTCTTCACGTCGTTGCCCAGGGGCGAGACCGCGCCCAGGCCGGTTACGACAACACGCTGCATCGTGGATCCTCTCTTGTCCCGTTTCCAGAAAAATGGACGAGCGTCCTACGGCGTTTCAGCCATAAGACGCCCAGTGCCGGATCGAAGCGGGAAGCGCTGCTTACTGCTTGGACGAGATGTAGTCGACGGCGTCCTGCACCTTGATCAGCTTCTGGGCTTCCTCGTCGTCGATCTCGATGTCGAACTCCTCTTCCATGGCCATGATCAGCTCGGTGAGGTCCAGGGAATCGGCGCCCAGATCGTCAACGAACTTGGCCTCGGGCTTCACTTCGTCCTCGGAAACGCCCAACTGGTCGACGATGATGGATTTGACTTTTGCTTCGACGGACATTTTCATTCCTCCAGGGGTATGCTTGTGCGCTTGTTGGTTGCGGCGTGGTAGCCGAACAATGTTACATGTACATGCCGCCGTTCACGGAAAGAACCTGTCCCGTGATGTAGGCGGCGGCGTCGGAGGCCAGGAAGGAGACGGCCTCGGCGACGTCCTCCGCGGAGCCGAACCGGCCCAGCGGGATGCCCTTCAGCATGGATTCCTTCAGCTCGGGCGGAAGATCGCGGGTCATGTCGGTCTCGATGAAGCCCGGGGCCACGCAGTTCACGGTCACGCCGCGCGAGCCGAGCTCCTTGGCCGCGGTCTTGGTCAGGCCGATGAGGCCCGCCTTGGAGGCCACGTAGTTGGCCTGGCCCGGGTTGCCCATCAGCCCCACGATGGACGCCACGTTCACGATGCGGCCGCCGCGGCGCTTGGACAGCAGCTTGGCCGCCTCGCGCAGGCCCGTGAAGGCGCCCTTCAGGTTGACGTCGAGGACACGGTCGAAGTCCTCGTCCTTCATGCGGATGAGGAGGCCGTCCTTGGTGATGCCCGCGTTGTTCACGAGCACGTGCAGGGGTTCGTCCTTGAGGTCCTTGAAAAACTGGGTGAT
Coding sequences within:
- the nusB gene encoding transcription antitermination factor NusB, with product MSKKGGARRLARLKAFQTLYGLTFPTGHSLEGLEKLFAVSPAFVDPEQLPGEAEELAEKDRAFAWELVRGVYSSMADLDEAIGSFSQHWKISRIARIELTILRLALYEMLHMPDIPLKVSINEAVELAKEFGDGNSPNFVNGILDAAARAVQQGQFGPVKAI
- the ribE gene encoding 6,7-dimethyl-8-ribityllumazine synthase, with product MLHLKTIEGQLDAKGLSFAIVAARFNDFVVDKLVGGAVDYLVRHGGDKEKITLLRVPGAFEIPLTAKRLAQKGGYDAIICLGAVIRGSTPHFDYVAAECTKGMAHVSLEHGVPVGFGVLTCDSIEQAIERSGSKAGNKGVEAAAAALELVRVLEQI
- a CDS encoding bifunctional 3,4-dihydroxy-2-butanone-4-phosphate synthase/GTP cyclohydrolase II, with product MSTKDYPLCSPEEAIEEIRQGRMIILVDDEDRENEGDLTVAAEKVTPEIINFMATHGRGLICLSLSPEWVDRLNLPLMAKKNESGFGTNFTVSIEARKGVTTGISAYDRATTILTAVADDVQPEDIVSPGHIFPLRAREGGVLVRTGQTEGSVDLAMLAGLKPAAVICEVMRDDGNMARMPDLVEFAKKHDIKIATIADLIAYRLRFGQYTVVKSGEALLPTCHGGEFTIKAFDSSSDGRTHIALVKGDIKPGEPVLVRVHSECLTGDVFGSQRCDCGGQLQAAMRMIEHEGKGVVLYMRQEGRGIGLANKIKAYHLQDQGMDTVEANQKLGFPADLRDYGVGAQILVALGVTKMRLMTNNPKKMVGLQGYGLEVVERVPIECEPCAQNLGYLMTKKDKMGHLLHLKSNGE
- a CDS encoding riboflavin synthase: MFTGLVQGQGRVEAAQRRGAETRFQIRPLFDLSDYVLGESIAVNGACLSVESVSGASFAAYASGETLSRTNLGKLRAGDTVNLERALALGDRLGGHMVSGHVDCLAEVTETAPAGESRRYVLSFPAELGIYVVEKGSVALDGISLTINECGADFLSVNIIPDTQRVTTISRWQPGYRANMEVDIIGKYVARMVGPFAAKAAGASGRSSGQSSDKSSGKPSGGLSEAFLREHGF
- the ribD gene encoding bifunctional diaminohydroxyphosphoribosylaminopyrimidine deaminase/5-amino-6-(5-phosphoribosylamino)uracil reductase RibD, whose protein sequence is MPTPEQGPRAEADPDIAGRERFMAEAVRLARQGLGATAPNPCVGAVLVQDGEIVARGWHTAHGKPHAEREAIADARARGVDTAACDLYVTLEPCNHHGKTPPCTEAVLEAGIRRVFVGAADPNPRVAGGGGEFLRSRGVTVDMGVLGQECRDLIADFLAWQLEHRAYCILKLAETLDGRIAARGSRAEPEAVSGPESHARVQALRALAGAVIVGGGTLRADNPRLTCRQPDRRPDAPQPLAVVVTRRLPWPDEERHWLLMHRHRELIFWTSEEAARSDAAKALAASQVRVWGLPEGPRGLALRSGLERLFSECGVHYALCEGGGRLAYSLAGQGLADETRLFLSPRVLGDACAVPAFCGGFAPEGAGDAGDAPCMAGALRLRFCGAEPSGEDMMLTLRPQTFAAHDLAHKEAL
- a CDS encoding cytidine/deoxycytidylate deaminase family protein, producing the protein MDSRLPWPQYFMKIAFIVAERSTCLRRKVGAVAVKDRRILATGYNGAPSGLAHCLDIGCLREKLKVPSGERHELCRALHAEQNVIVQAARHGISIDGAAIYCTTQPCLICTKMLINVGVREIYFSQSYPDELSREMILESGIVFEELPCADS
- the glyA gene encoding serine hydroxymethyltransferase, giving the protein MEELIMRDPELARAIELECGRQMGKLELIASENFTSTAVRQAQGSVLTHKYAEGYAHKRYYGGCEYVDIAEDLANERVKRIFGCTYSNVQPHSGSQANMGVYFATLTPGDTIMGMDLSHGGHLTHGSPVNFSGKLYNVVFYGVDPETQTIDYDQVLALAKEHKPKLIVAGASAYPRIIDFPRFRAIADEVGAMLMVDMAHIAGLVAAGLHPTPIGHAHFTTSTTHKTLRGPRGGLILSEDENMKPLNSNIFPGIQGGPLMHVIAAKAVAFGEALRPEFKVYQNQVVKNCAVLAKALTDAGYKLVSGGTDNHLLLMDLRDKDITGKDAEIALDKAGMTVNKNTVPFETRSPFVTSGVRMGTAALSTRGMNEDDMQKVAAWIVTALENTTNETRLSQISAEVEAFARQFPLFAW
- the fabF gene encoding beta-ketoacyl-ACP synthase II, with protein sequence MQRVVVTGLGAVSPLGNDVKTSWENLLAGKKGAGPITRYDVERFPTDTTFACEVQDFDDSEFLDKKSARRLEPFTRYAMYASQLALRDAGLPALTGELAERTAVIIGVGLGGLRTLEDNHATMLEKGPGRINPFMIPILIANMAAGQVSIATGARGPNICTTSACASGLHGIGVAYTDILLGRADMAIAGGSESTITPMAVGGFNAMKALSTNNADPLHASRPFDRDRDGFVMGEGSGILILESLEHARARGAHIYCEIAGYGASGDAYHMAAPPEDGSGMALAMRAALREARMAPEAIDHVNAHATSTPAGDMCEIRALRTVFGDHAKKLTIAANKSQIGHCLGAAGAIESVFSIMSLIEGTAPGTANLVNPDAELDLDCLADGPRKQDMNTVLCNSFGFGGTNCSIIYKKFAE
- the acpP gene encoding acyl carrier protein; protein product: MSVEAKVKSIIVDQLGVSEDEVKPEAKFVDDLGADSLDLTELIMAMEEEFDIEIDDEEAQKLIKVQDAVDYISSKQ
- the fabG gene encoding 3-oxoacyl-[acyl-carrier-protein] reductase encodes the protein METTRRIAVVTGGSRGIGKACALALARDGFEVVLTYVSKPELADETVREIEKAGGTAKAVALDVGDRAAITQFFKDLKDEPLHVLVNNAGITKDGLLIRMKDEDFDRVLDVNLKGAFTGLREAAKLLSKRRGGRIVNVASIVGLMGNPGQANYVASKAGLIGLTKTAAKELGSRGVTVNCVAPGFIETDMTRDLPPELKESMLKGIPLGRFGSAEDVAEAVSFLASDAAAYITGQVLSVNGGMYM